In Aegilops tauschii subsp. strangulata cultivar AL8/78 chromosome 3, Aet v6.0, whole genome shotgun sequence, one genomic interval encodes:
- the LOC141020780 gene encoding uncharacterized protein, with amino-acid sequence MASSSLSSLGHTIIEKLTRENFLVWKAQVLPHIKAVGVMGYLDGSIKEPNTVLLFEKEIADGKKETVTMPYPEYFIWSRARTIQLRSILGNTRKGDLSAAAYLTKIKGIADELAAAGKPLGEDDLVDQVLQGLLHEPDYNGFPISTRVAMDQQIGLTELFSLPLAAEARITAQQATFSPNHSANLASHGGDRGGNYSREGGSSGGRGGYNNNSGPPCYNDNSGGGSSGGAPRKQGGDHGGGGGGNSGGGGGGSGGQHSAANAAHSYGIDTNWYIDTGVTDHVTRELEKLAVRDRYTGNEQIHTASGQGMDIAHIGHSVLSTPFGSLNSNNILHVPNSEQSLLSAYQLMKDNHVFIELHPETFLVKDQATRRTILQNKSKWRLFPVTGRQSAPQCLHPNAGAQLRKELVLLPSHLLPSPNFVPGGFDATGPVSMANTFDEGSTDSVQETGPANHEEIGENTHDFMQHTEDPGAASDADSGGRISSGSGAAAASGASPAGSPPTDGTGSRPGGPSVTLSPGRAIPASVRGVAPSSVIEHDPRGHPGAGCTSPGASGPSQPLALSPPWPSGGSAAGAAAGSPQEFSLVSGAADSGSSVANSDYVVSASSNTLQIQADRPAPPSALRTHTRSQSGIAKPKVYKDGCIRWGSFRATGEPRNLQDALGDPKWRKAMDEEYSALMDNKTWRLVPLVKGRNVIDCKWVSKIKRKSDCTIDRYKARSSSKAVAALLKDLSMDFALKDLGALHFFLGIEVKNVASGVLLSQEKYVQEIPQRMGMTGYWAGCPDDRRSIGGFAVFLEGNLVSWSAHKQATISRSSREAEYKALANATAEVIWVQNMLT; translated from the exons ATGGCCTCCAGTTCCCTCTCATCGCTCGGCCACACCATCATCGAGAAGCTAACCAGGGAAAACTTCCTGGTGTGGAAGGCGCAAGTCCTGCCGCATATCAAAGCGGTAGGGGTGATGGGCTACCTCGATGGCTCGATCAAGGAGCCGAACACCGTCCTCCTCTTTGAGAAGGAAATTGCGGACGGGAAGAAGGAGACCGTCACCATGCCCTACCCGGAGTACTTCATCTGG TCCAGGGCACGCACCATCCAGCTTCGTTCTATCCTAGGGAACACACGCAAGGGGGATCTCTCGGCAGCAGCCTACCTCACCAAGATAAAGGGCATCGCCGATGAGCTCGCAGCCGCCGGGAAGCCCCTTGGAGAAGATGACCTCGTCGACCAGGTTCTCCAAGGCCTGCTGCACGAACCCGATTACAACGGCTTCCCTATTTCCACACGCGTCGCCATGGATCAACAGATCGGGCTCACTGAGCTCTTTTCGTTGCCCTTAGCGGCTGAGGCCCGCATCACCGCCCAGCAGGCGACTTTCTCCCCCAACCACTCCGCCAACCTCGCATCCCACGGCGGAGACCGCGGCGGTAACTACAGCCGTGAAGGCGGCAGCAGCGGCGGACGTGGCGGCTACAACAACAACTCCGGCCCTCCTTGCTACAACGACAACTCTGGCGGCGGCTCCTCTGGTGGTGCGCCGCGCAAGCAAGGTGGTGATCACG gaggtggtggtggcggcaacagtggtggtggcggcggtggcagTGGCGGCCAACATAGCGCTGCCAATGCAGCACACTCATATGGCATAGATACCAACTGGTATATCGACACCGGTGTGACCGATCATGTCACCAGAGAACTGGAAAAGCTTGCTGTTCGAGACCGCTACACCGGCAACGAACAGATTCACACTGCTAGCGGACAAGGTATGGACATTGCGCACATCGGCCACTCAGTTTTATCTACTCCCTTCGGGTCGTTGAATTCGAACAATATTCTTCATGTTCCTAATTCTGAGCAAAGTCTCCTTTCTGCCTACCAACTCATGAAAGATAATCACGTGTTTATTGAACTTCATCCTGAAACTTTTCTGGTCAAGGATCAGGCTACCCGGAGGACCATACTTCAAAACAAGAGTAAATGGCGTCTGTTCCCTGTGACCGGAAGGCAGAGTGCTCCCCAATG TCTCCATCCCAATGCCGGCGCGCAACTTCGCAAAGAACTTGTTCTGTTACCCTCCCATCTCCTACCCTCACCCAACTTCGTTCCAGGGGGATTCGATGCTACTGGTCCTGTGTCAATGGCTAATACTTTTGATGAAGGGTCTACTGATAGTGTGCAGGAAACAGGGCCGGCCAATCATGAAGAAATTGGTGAAAATACTCATGATTTTATGCAGCACACAGAAGATCCGGGCGCAGCCTCCGATGCTGATTCTGGCGGGCGAATCTCCTCGGGATCCGGCGCTGCAGCTGCGTCAGGCGCATCTCCAGCGGGATCGCCGCCAACAGATGGGACGGGCAGTCGGCCAGGCGGGCCCTCTGTCACCTTGTCCCCTGGTCGGGCCATCCCAGCCTCGGTGCGGGGCGTGGCCCCCTCCTCTGTGATCGAGCACGACCCACGTGGCCACCCTGGCGCGGGCTGCACTAGCCCGGGTGCGTCGGGCCCCTCCCAGCCGCTGGCGCTGAGTCCGCCTTGGCCAAGTGGCGGTTCAGCAGCGGGTGCTGCGGCTGGATCTCCACAGGAGTTCTCCCTCGTATCTGGTGCGGCTGACTCCGGATCCTCTGTGGCCAACTCCGATTATGTTGTCTCTGCTTCGTCCAACACGCTACAAATTCAGGCTGATCGACCAGCTCCGCCTTCTGCTCTGCGTACGCACACCAGGTCTCAGAGTGGTATTGCTAAACCAAAAGTTTACAAAGATGGGTGTATTCGTTGGGGGTCTTTTCGTGCCACAGGTGAACCAAGGAATTTACAAGATGCTCTTGGTGATCCAAAGTGGAGGAAGGCGATGGATGAGGAGTACTCAGCTCTCATGGATAACAAAACGTGGCGTTTGGTTCCACTTGTCAAAGGGAGGAATGTGATTGACTGCAAATGGGTGTCCAAGATAAAGAGGAAGTCTGATTGCACTATTGACAGGTACAAGGCACG CTCCTCATCTAAAGCAGTTGCAGCTCTTCTTAAGGATCTAAGTATGGATTTTGCACTGAAAGATTTAGGTGCTTTGCACTTCTTCCTTGGTATTGAGGTGAAAAATGTTGCTAGTGGAGTTCTTCTGTCACAAGAAAAATATGTGCAAGAGATACCTCAACGGATGGGAATGACAGGAT ATTGGGCAGGCTGCCCTGATGACAGGAGATCCATAGGAGGTTTTGCAGTATTTCTTGAAGGTAACCTGGTCTCATGGAGTGCTCATAAGCAGGCTACCATCTCTAGGTCAAGCAGAGAGGCTGAGTACAAGGCTCTAGCTAATGCCACTGCTGAAGTTATCTGGGTTCAGAACATGTTGACATAG